The following proteins are encoded in a genomic region of Ornithinibacillus sp. 4-3:
- a CDS encoding M20 family metallopeptidase codes for MDVQTLLKEVEELYPKMVEIRRYLHQNPELSFKEERTAKFIADYLTDLDIEVQTKVGENGVVGLLRGKKEGKTIAIRADFDALPIQDEKDVPYKSTVKDVMHACGHDGHTATLLAAATVLAKHRDELAGNVVFLHQHAEEQFPGGAKSMIEAGCLDGVDIVIGSHLQSTLPAGVVYYREGYTMASADMFNITISGKGGHGASPHETVDPLVIGSQLVTNLQQIVSRNVDPIQSAVITVGSFHSGEAPNVIPDTAVITGSVRSYDPEIRDLLENRIKQLTESTCAANGATCEIKYDRGYASVYNHPTETKYIKDIATEVLGEENVKEIEPKMGSEDFGYFIQEKPGTFFFTGARLSDSERVYPHHHPRFDFDEEAMISTAKVFVAAVAKLND; via the coding sequence ATGGATGTACAAACTTTATTAAAAGAAGTAGAAGAATTATATCCAAAAATGGTTGAGATTCGTAGATATTTACACCAAAATCCAGAACTATCTTTCAAGGAAGAGCGCACAGCAAAATTTATCGCTGATTATTTAACAGACTTAGATATTGAAGTACAAACAAAGGTTGGCGAAAATGGTGTTGTTGGTCTTTTACGTGGTAAAAAAGAAGGAAAAACAATTGCTATTCGTGCAGACTTCGATGCACTACCAATTCAAGACGAAAAAGATGTTCCATACAAATCAACTGTCAAAGACGTAATGCATGCATGCGGGCATGATGGACATACCGCAACATTGCTTGCAGCTGCAACAGTACTTGCTAAACACCGTGATGAATTAGCAGGAAATGTTGTATTCCTTCATCAACATGCTGAAGAACAATTTCCAGGTGGAGCAAAATCAATGATTGAAGCTGGATGTTTAGATGGTGTAGACATTGTTATAGGTTCACATTTACAAAGTACATTACCAGCTGGTGTTGTTTATTATCGTGAAGGGTATACAATGGCTTCTGCTGATATGTTTAATATTACTATTTCTGGAAAAGGTGGACATGGAGCTTCACCACATGAAACTGTAGACCCATTAGTAATTGGTAGTCAGCTTGTAACAAATCTACAACAAATTGTAAGCCGTAACGTAGATCCTATTCAATCTGCAGTAATTACAGTAGGTTCTTTCCACTCTGGTGAAGCACCCAACGTTATTCCAGATACAGCTGTTATTACAGGTTCTGTTCGTTCATATGATCCAGAAATTCGTGATTTATTAGAAAATCGTATTAAACAGCTAACAGAGTCAACTTGCGCAGCAAATGGTGCTACATGTGAAATTAAGTATGACAGAGGCTATGCATCTGTTTATAACCATCCTACTGAAACAAAATATATTAAAGATATTGCTACAGAAGTTCTCGGTGAGGAAAATGTAAAAGAAATCGAACCGAAAATGGGAAGCGAAGATTTTGGTTATTTCATTCAGGAAAAACCAGGAACTTTCTTCTTTACCGGAGCTCGTCTAAGCGACTCTGAGCGTGTATATCCACACCATCACCCTCGTTTTGACTTTGATGAGGAAGCAATGATTTCTACTGCTAAAGTATTTGTGGCAGCTGTTGCTAAATTAAATGATTAA